Below is a genomic region from Campylobacter concisus ATCC 51562.
AAAAGCGATCGAGAGGATCGCAAATTTTGTAAAAAGTTACAAAATTTAATGATCAAATTTAGAGTAAATGGCAAAATTTTCGAGCTTGAAAATGATATAAATGTTTATGAATTTTTAGCTCAAAATGGCTATGAGATTAAATTTATAGCCCTTGAGCGAGACGGAGAAATTTTGCCAAAAAAGCTTTGGCGTGAAAGCTTTATGAGCGAGGGCAAAACTTATGAGATCGTCACTTTAGTTGGCGG
It encodes:
- the thiS gene encoding sulfur carrier protein ThiS — protein: MIKFRVNGKIFELENDINVYEFLAQNGYEIKFIALERDGEILPKKLWRESFMSEGKTYEIVTLVGGG